One genomic window of Metopolophium dirhodum isolate CAU chromosome 4, ASM1992520v1, whole genome shotgun sequence includes the following:
- the LOC132942402 gene encoding WW domain-binding protein 4-like isoform X1, whose amino-acid sequence MTEFWKSTGKKFCDFCKCWIADNKPSIQFHENGKRHQISVAKRLVDIKKNSAIERKEEQKMEMDMKRMEQNAMKAYYNDITNNPDYSSQVLIKEKGLCIRPTPYIMTPQPAGPHVNISYSKNNMPVSIKPVAPPKPEFVWHQSRTDDGSDLMYYWNTETGESVWEPPAEGFLSVAEQEAEESGKGTDGKGKDSKSKEKAATKKKAPAAGSKAKRKKTADKKPGDDVEDDDDDGDEDAAGDPPQPPVRGVFEPFMAETTRIGSWRTVEKIQPQSVIDLQLPVQEFVAIKVPSTKEKEHTFKEKIVGSVSALTKNESTDSISFKKSKFKKSNCRKRLDDD is encoded by the exons GACTGAGTTTTGGAAATCTACTGGCAAGAAATTTTGCGACTTTTGCAAATGTTGGATTGCAGATAACAAACCt AGTATTCAGTTTCATGAAAATGGTAAACGGCACCAAATCAGCGTCGCCAAACGGTTGgtggacattaaaaaaaatagtgccaTCGAACGGAAAGAAGAACAAAAAATGGAAATGGACATGAAACGGATGGAacag AACGCAATGAAAGCGTACTACAACGACATAACGAACAATCCTGATTATTCGTCACAAGTACTGATCAAAGAGAAGGGCTTGTGTATACGTCCTACGCCTTACATAATGACTCCGCAGCCAGCAGGGCCACATGTAAACATCAGTTATTCGAAAAACAACATGCCCGTGTCCATCAAACCGGTTGCGCCGCCCAAGCCCGAATTTGTCTGGCACCAGTCCAGGACTGACGATGGTTCCGACCTGATGTACTACTGGAACACCGAGACCGGAG AGTCGGTTTGGGAACCACCGGCAGAAGGTTTCTTGAGCGTGGCCGAACAGGAGGCGGAAGAAAGCGGCAAGGGAACGGATGGGAAAGGAAAGGACAGCAAGAGCAAGGAGAAGGCTGCGACCAAAAAGAAAGCGCCGGCCGCCGGGTCGAAAGCCAAACGGAAAAAGACTGCGGACAAGAAACCCGGTGACGACGTCGAAGACGACGATGACGATGGTGACGAAGATGCTGCGGGAGATCCTCCTCAGCCTCCGGTGCGCGGTGTATTCGAACCGTTCATGGCGGAAACGACACGCATTGGATCATGGAGAACGGTGGAAAAGAT TCAGCCGCAGTCAGTGATCGATCTTCAGTTACCAGTACAGGAATTCGTGGCGATTAAGGTGCCGAGTACCAAAGAAAAAGAACACACTTTCAAGGAAAAGATAGTTGGGAGTGTGAGCGCTTTGACGAAGAACGAATCGACCGATTCCATTTCATTCAAGAAGTCcaagtttaaaaaatctaaCTGTAGAAAACGTTTAGACGACGACTGA